Proteins from one Bacillus carboniphilus genomic window:
- a CDS encoding DinB family protein — MLTRPTPGEYNPYYKNYVNLVPDGDLLETLSDQINKTVKLVRTLNEKQCLFRYGPDKWSIKQVIGHVTDTERIMGYRMLCIARGETVALPGYDDQLYIQHASFESQSMEELTDHLVAVRQSTIQLIKSMDEDAWLRKGNANDDVISVRALGCIIIGHEIHHRNIVKERYLNSHNYPI; from the coding sequence ATGCTCACACGCCCAACTCCAGGCGAGTACAATCCTTATTACAAAAACTATGTAAACCTTGTTCCTGATGGCGATCTACTAGAAACACTATCAGACCAAATCAACAAAACGGTTAAGCTGGTAAGAACTTTAAACGAAAAGCAGTGTCTTTTCCGATACGGGCCAGACAAATGGAGTATCAAGCAAGTCATCGGTCATGTTACGGACACTGAGAGAATAATGGGCTATCGGATGCTTTGCATTGCAAGAGGGGAGACAGTAGCATTACCAGGCTATGACGACCAATTATATATTCAGCATGCTTCATTTGAAAGCCAGTCTATGGAAGAATTAACAGATCATCTTGTAGCCGTAAGACAATCAACCATTCAACTGATTAAGAGCATGGATGAAGATGCATGGTTGAGAAAAGGAAACGCAAATGATGATGTTATCTCGGTTCGTGCTTTAGGCTGTATTATCATTGGGCATGAGATTCATCACAGAAATATAGTCAAGGAGCGCTATCTCAATTCCCATAATTATCCTATATAG